GGGCTGTCGCGGGAACTTCATTCCAGCCAGGTATAACAGCTCTCGAGCCAAGTGCATCAAATGCAGCTATTGCAATATGTACTTTTCCCCAAATAAATTCATCTTCCATTCCCACAGAGTCCCGGACACTAAGTACACCCAGCCAGACGCTGCAAACTTCAACTCTTGGCGGAGACACCTCAAACTTTCTGACAAAATTCCTTCTGACTATTTAGCCCACGCCTGGGAAGACGTGAAGGCAATGTTCAATGGAGGCAGCCGAAAGAGGACCCTGCCCAGCCACGGGTCCGGCGGCTCTGCTCTGAAAGCTCAGGGACACAGCTCCATGCCCTCCAGGAACTCCGAGATCCCCCACAAGGCCATGAGATGTGAGGAGGAAGGACGAGGCCTGGGCCTAGCAAACAACGTCCGCAGTTACCCCGTCATTCCGGTGCCCAGCAAGAGCTTCGGGTTGCTGCAGAAAATCCCTCCTCCCATGTTCCCGCACCCCTACGGATTCCCCACCTTTGGACTTTGTCAGAAGAAGGCCGACAGCAACGTGGTGGCGGAGAAGGCCCAGGGAGGGTTACCCAGCATGTTCTGGTCTAGCAGCAAGGACACGGTTTATCCCTCATTCCCGGTCTTCTGGCCGGCGGCTGGCACCTTACCCGTGCCCCCGTACCCCCAGGCTCAGCCCAAGGTGGCAGACAACGCCAGCGCCAGGCAGAATGACATGGAGGTGGCAGAAAGTGACCGCAGCAGTAACACGCCCAAGGACAGTCTGGGGGACAGTGAGAGGTGCTCCAGCACCCACTCCAGGAACGAGGAGGACCGCTCAGGGGACGAGAGCCGCTCGATTGAAGGCATGTCCCTCACGCCTCGGAAACTCAACTACATCTCAGCGTTCAGACCGGTCGTCAAGGACGCGGAGAGCATCGCCAAACTTTATGGCAACAGGGAGGTGTACAATGGCGCCAGGCCCGGCTACCTGTCCCCCGATTTCATGAGTGAGAGTTCCAGTTACAGGTCAGTGTCTCCcgatgtggacagcgccggcgaggAACCAGAGGTGGACGTGGAGTCTCACAGATGCCCGGAGGATGAGCCATCGCCGCCGCTGGGAGAAAGTATCCCAGAGACAGAGAACCCGGCCCAAGAAACTCCCGCCAGCCCAGAACCCAGACCACAAACCCCCAATAAAGAGCCCCTGGCAACACCTTATGGAGAGCAGGAGGCTGAACCAGCAAGACAGGGCGGGCAGTCTGTGGTGGAGAAAGACCGAGAGGTAACCTTTATTTAATTATACTAATaattctgtgccccccccctccaaaGTCCACTCGAGATGTCACCTTCACTGTGTTTAGTCTGTTGGGAGGGAGTTGGCAGCAGAATGAGCTGGTGAAATAATGTTAAACAGGGTCTTGCTGCAAAAACCGAGAGAGAATACTGGAGCCTGGCTAACACCTGAAAATTAGCATTCAACCAGATTTATATTAGAGTAATTAACCAAATTATAAGAATCTATTGATGCAGCTAAAACGCGCGGGGGCTGTGAATGTGAGATTGTAAAACACCTATAGCCGCCCGGGTACCCTTTCCCGTTTCACTCTATCGCCTTTATTAAAACGAATGCGCACAAATAGAGATTAATGTCAACTCCAGGCTCGGCTTCTTTAAAATCCCGGGGACATTTTGGAGGAGGGCCCGTGTTCGAAGAGACCAGGAGGTCCTGAGTTAGACGGGAGGGTCAGCCAGGTGAGCTCCAGGGCGATGGAGACATTTGCAGCGATAGGTCCTGTTGCTCCTTTGATTATTTGTTCCTCTGTTTGGCAGGTCTTTCCACGTGAACGGGAGAGCCACTTGCACAGTGTGAAGAATCCTGCCACGGCGGTTCCTGCACCAACTTACATCTGCAGCACAGACACAGCTGgtaaccacccccctctccctctttcccctttcCTTCAACTCACTGGTGGCGCGTTCCACGCCCAACAGAAACGTTAAAGTTTCCTGAACTTTAATTACATCTTATCGCGATCTGTAAACGCGCGAAAAGTAACGAGAATAAAATGAATGCTCAACATAAAGAAAACAGGCTGGAGGGCAATTATTTCTTGAGCAATGGGAGCCAATTCTCTGCCTTTGATGGTTAAGGGTGACAAATCTGCAGCCCACTTGCCTGAAAGGCcattggaagcagattcaacaggaactttcaatGGGGAATTGCATGGATAGTCAGTTTCGTGGGGAAAGTGCGTGGGATTCGGGACTAAATTGCATTGCTCTTTCACCAGCACAGGggcgatgggtggaatggcctccctcTGAGCTGTAAGGTTCTCTGGGTATTTATTTCCCCGGACCCTAGTGAAACAATTCACACTATAAATGAATGATTGTGAACATTATTGAATAGCAGAGGGCGGGAAAGAACCCGTTGCTGCTACATGCAGGCTTGGCGCATGTCGTCATAGCTTAGTGTGCGGGAAAGATTGCCTTCTAACTCTGCAATTGCAGAGGCAGCTTCTCCGGGATGTTAGTCTTGCAATTGCTGGGGCCAAACGTGCGTTTCCCACACTGACGACCGGTTTGTTgcatttcaagaactggataaggaAGACAATCTGTGCACGGGGGAGGCCTCCGAATCCAGAAAATCATATCAGGAACAACGCACGGTCCCCCAGGACATCCCAGCCAACACCGAGCGGGGTAAGCACCCTTTCGTTGCTTTGGGAACCAAACATTTTTTGTAAGGAATGGAATTAGTGTGGGAAAAGTTGTCTTGAGTCAAGGCAAATTGTCTATTTCTCTGTTTACGAAAGTTGGTATTTGTTATTGAATGTTGATATTCACAGTGTTGGTATTTGTTATTGAATGTTGATATTCACAGTGTTGGTATTTGTTATTGAATGTTGACATTCACAATGTTGGTATTTGTTATTGAATGTTGATATTCACATGTGCCAATCGCTGGTCACCTGGCCGGGTCTCCCAGTTATACTGAATCAACACAGTGAATATATCCGTCATGTTGTACACCACATGcatctcactctgcactccaaagtCCCACATGTCCGCTCTCTATTCACCATTTTGGGAGAATTGAAGTATTGTTGTTTTCCcttgtttttgttttattttcccCCCCCAGCACCCTAAAAGAGTTTCCTGGACAAAAGTTCAGGGAAACAGCCAGactcagattcaccccctcccccacaacctgtcgtCTTCAAGTTTGCAACTATTTCTCATCTGTAACCTCAAAAAAAAGTTCCCCAAAATTCCGTGGCGGTGCTTTTGCCTCACGTTTGAATAGAGACACGGAactagtttaaaaaaaatagctGTTCTTGCTTATTCTATCTGACAAGATCCaacctgtgtttctgtcccaggcGAAGATGCGATTAGACTGGAGACCCCGAGGTCACAATTGGTGGAAAAGGATATTGAAAACATGGGGAAAGGTGTGCATTTTGACTGCCTATCAATATTATGTtctgatcaggagcagaaacttcGGGTAGATTCTACCAGTGTCACCCAATCATTCGGCAAGAGGAATTTCAAAACCTTCCCCACAGCAAGATGTGAATAATTGAGAATCAGGATTTTTTTTTCTTTCACACTTTTTAATTTTGTCAACTATTTCACTCCTTTTAATCACCTGTAACCTCTTGCTGTCCAACTATTCGTAACGCCCCGGCACTTAAAGTTGGGGCTTAGGTTTAAGGACTAACTTTAAAGGAACGGATTAATACCCTCGGGGGCGCCTGCTTCGAATGGAGGAAGGAATGGAAGTTGATGTACTCGTGCACTCGATCTATCGAGTTGAGCAATTTATTTTGCTTATGGTGTAGCTTCGAAATAATTCGTGTGTCCCACTCGTCTCCCAGCCGACACGTCTTTTGACTTTTTTCTTTGCTTAATTTCCCAATCATTATCCGAATTGAGGCAGGAATAGGTCTTGATTTTATAATTGGTGCATAGTGATTACTCTAACTGACATAATCCCGTCTCTTGTAAAGTAATATGCAAGTTCTGGAACTTATCGTTGCGATTTGTAAATCGCCGCTGccattatctccccccccccccccctccattcctctTGAGCCAGTGGTTCTGCATCTGGTAGAGGAGCAACCAGGCTGAAGTTTAATTAAGCATTGTTAATACGACTGTGCGCACCCTGGATGAACTAAGAAATGTGTTACCGCTTCTGCACGCGTTGGCAAGCTGATGAACGAAGGTGTTGGGGCATTCACAGTGAATAAGATCACCAGTGGATGTGGGTCACTGGTAATTGTGAAAGGGTCCGTGCTGGTCAATGGGTAAGCTGGTCAACGAGGACAGCAGCCTGTAGTGTGGCCGAATGGACACGAGGGGACAGATTTAACACGCATGTCCAGCTAAAGTTAGCACTTTACATTCAGAATCCAAGACTGCCAGTCACTGGATGGTACGAatgaccctcacaccccctctattTGATTGAATTTATAGACCAGATTGGAAAAAAAACATGTCTCTCCCTT
The window above is part of the Scyliorhinus torazame isolate Kashiwa2021f chromosome 12, sScyTor2.1, whole genome shotgun sequence genome. Proteins encoded here:
- the LOC140387398 gene encoding SKI family transcriptional corepressor 1 homolog-B-like isoform X3, whose protein sequence is MEKIPSQLGVVNDAASSPSSKQELQPYNQREHAGSSNLKTNTVGEAVLYGLPIVSLVIDGQERLCLAQISNTLLKNYSYNEIHNRRVALGITCVQCTPVQLEILRRAGAMPISSRRCGMITKREAERLCKSFLGEHSPPKLPENFAFDVSHECAWGCRGNFIPARYNSSRAKCIKCSYCNMYFSPNKFIFHSHRVPDTKYTQPDAANFNSWRRHLKLSDKIPSDYLAHAWEDVKAMFNGGSRKRTLPSHGSGGSALKAQGHSSMPSRNSEIPHKAMRCEEEGRGLGLANNVRSYPVIPVPSKSFGLLQKIPPPMFPHPYGFPTFGLCQKKADSNVVAEKAQGGLPSMFWSSSKDTVYPSFPVFWPAAGTLPVPPYPQAQPKVADNASARQNDMEVAESDRSSNTPKDSLGDSERCSSTHSRNEEDRSGDESRSIEGMSLTPRKLNYISAFRPVVKDAESIAKLYGNREVYNGARPGYLSPDFMSESSSYRSVSPDVDSAGEEPEVDVESHRCPEDEPSPPLGESIPETENPAQETPASPEPRPQTPNKEPLATPYGEQEAEPARQGGQSVVEKDREVFPRERESHLHSVKNPATAVPAPTYICSTDTAELDKEDNLCTGEASESRKSYQEQRTVPQDIPANTEREELQKLLLEQMELRKKLEREFQSLKDSFQDQMKRELAYREEMVQQLQIVRDTLCNELDQERKARYAIQQKLKEAHDALHHFSCKMLTPRHCTGNCSFKPPLLPQ
- the LOC140387398 gene encoding SKI family transcriptional corepressor 1 homolog-B-like isoform X1, encoding MEKIPSQLGVVNDAASSPSSKQELQPYNQREHAGSSNLKTNTVGEAVLYGLPIVSLVIDGQERLCLAQISNTLLKNYSYNEIHNRRVALGITCVQCTPVQLEILRRAGAMPISSRRCGMITKREAERLCKSFLGEHSPPKLPENFAFDVSHECAWGCRGNFIPARYNSSRAKCIKCSYCNMYFSPNKFIFHSHRVPDTKYTQPDAANFNSWRRHLKLSDKIPSDYLAHAWEDVKAMFNGGSRKRTLPSHGSGGSALKAQGHSSMPSRNSEIPHKAMRCEEEGRGLGLANNVRSYPVIPVPSKSFGLLQKIPPPMFPHPYGFPTFGLCQKKADSNVVAEKAQGGLPSMFWSSSKDTVYPSFPVFWPAAGTLPVPPYPQAQPKVADNASARQNDMEVAESDRSSNTPKDSLGDSERCSSTHSRNEEDRSGDESRSIEGMSLTPRKLNYISAFRPVVKDAESIAKLYGNREVYNGARPGYLSPDFMSESSSYRSVSPDVDSAGEEPEVDVESHRCPEDEPSPPLGESIPETENPAQETPASPEPRPQTPNKEPLATPYGEQEAEPARQGGQSVVEKDREVFPRERESHLHSVKNPATAVPAPTYICSTDTAELDKEDNLCTGEASESRKSYQEQRTVPQDIPANTERGEDAIRLETPRSQLVEKDIENMGKEELQKLLLEQMELRKKLEREFQSLKDSFQDQMKRELAYREEMVQQLQIVRDTLCNELDQERKARYAIQQKLKEAHDALHHFSCKMLTPRHCTGNCSFKPPLLPQ
- the LOC140387398 gene encoding SKI family transcriptional corepressor 1 homolog-B-like isoform X4, whose translation is MEKIPSQLGVVNDAASSPSSKQELQPYNQREHAGSSNLKTNTVGEAVLYGLPIVSLVIDGQERLCLAQISNTLLKNYSYNEIHNRRVALGITCVQCTPVQLEILRRAGAMPISSRRCGMITKREAERLCKSFLGEHSPPKLPENFAFDVSHECAWGCRGNFIPARVPDTKYTQPDAANFNSWRRHLKLSDKIPSDYLAHAWEDVKAMFNGGSRKRTLPSHGSGGSALKAQGHSSMPSRNSEIPHKAMRCEEEGRGLGLANNVRSYPVIPVPSKSFGLLQKIPPPMFPHPYGFPTFGLCQKKADSNVVAEKAQGGLPSMFWSSSKDTVYPSFPVFWPAAGTLPVPPYPQAQPKVADNASARQNDMEVAESDRSSNTPKDSLGDSERCSSTHSRNEEDRSGDESRSIEGMSLTPRKLNYISAFRPVVKDAESIAKLYGNREVYNGARPGYLSPDFMSESSSYRSVSPDVDSAGEEPEVDVESHRCPEDEPSPPLGESIPETENPAQETPASPEPRPQTPNKEPLATPYGEQEAEPARQGGQSVVEKDREVFPRERESHLHSVKNPATAVPAPTYICSTDTAELDKEDNLCTGEASESRKSYQEQRTVPQDIPANTERGEDAIRLETPRSQLVEKDIENMGKEELQKLLLEQMELRKKLEREFQSLKDSFQDQMKRELAYREEMVQQLQIVRDTLCNELDQERKARYAIQQKLKEAHDALHHFSCKMLTPRHCTGNCSFKPPLLPQ
- the LOC140387398 gene encoding SKI family transcriptional corepressor 1 homolog-B-like isoform X2, whose amino-acid sequence is MEKIPSQLGVVNDAASSPSSKQELQPYNQREHAGSSNLKTNTVGEAVLYGLPIVSLVIDGQERLCLAQISNTLLKNYSYNEIHNRRVALGITCVQCTPVQLEILRRAGAMPISSRRCGMITKREAERLCKSFLGEHSPPKLPENFAFDVSHECAWGCRGNFIPARYNSSRAKCIKCSYCNMYFSPNKFIFHSHRVPDTKYTQPDAANFNSWRRHLKLSDKIPSDYLAHAWEDVKAMFNGGSRKRTLPSHGSGGSALKAQGHSSMPSRNSEIPHKAMRCEEEGRGLGLANNVRSYPVIPVPSKSFGLLQKIPPPMFPHPYGFPTFGLCQKKADSNVVAEKAQGGLPSMFWSSSKDTVYPSFPVFWPAAGTLPVPPYPQAQPKVADNASARQNDMEVAESDRSSNTPKDSLGDSERCSSTHSRNEEDRSGDESRSIEGMSLTPRKLNYISAFRPVVKDAESIAKLYGNREVYNGARPGYLSPDFMSESSSYRSVSPDVDSAGEEPEVDVESHRCPEDEPSPPLGESIPETENPAQETPASPEPRPQTPNKEPLATPYGEQEAEPARQGGQSVVEKDREVFPRERESHLHSVKNPATAVPAPTYICSTDTAELDKEDNLCTGEASESRKSYQEQRTVPQDIPANTERGEDAIRLETPRSQLVEKDIENMGKEELQKLLLEQMELRKKLEREFQSLKDSFQDQMKRELAYREEMVQQLQIVREAHDALHHFSCKMLTPRHCTGNCSFKPPLLPQ